From Ptychodera flava strain L36383 unplaced genomic scaffold, AS_Pfla_20210202 Scaffold_44__1_contigs__length_1314385_pilon, whole genome shotgun sequence, the proteins below share one genomic window:
- the LOC139128121 gene encoding probable cysteine desulfurase, translated as MEKSRCVTDAGVYDCDDEYCNLVTEERLKFLEYIDSNVIGVDAAFDGPFGERQVIYCDYTASGRPLKFIEDYVMKNVYPHYGNTHTTTTLVSKQTTKFRHDAREIIRNNVNAGSDDVVIFCGSGATGAIHKIYQVMQLTEERAKTAVVFVGPFEHHSNILPWKESGAKVIRIRETMVGTVDLAHLESQLVKEKENAGLMIGVFSSASNVTGILTNTEKVAGVLHKHGALSFWDYATAGPYLKIDMNPASKDGLDCSKDAVFLSCHKFVGGVGTPGLLIAKRKLFKNRVPATAGGGTVSYVSREKHYYLKDIESREEGGTPAITESIRAGMAFQLKEAVGPDVIEAREEELCRRAFNKWQHNKNLIILGNKRPRRLPIFSFLVKHEKSGKLLHHNFVCTLLNDLYGVQARGGCACAGPYAHDLLGITEQIADEFIRVLDEDRKQKENKEPLEALRPGFSRITFHTSCPMTSLSTYSKLSTNWRPMAGSCYPSTVSTQPRAPGSIVINHQ; from the exons ATGGAGAAGAGCCGTTGCGTTACCGATGCTGGCGTGTACGATTGCGACGACGAATATTGCAATTTGGTGACGGAAGAAAGACTGAAATTTCTCGAGTACATCGATAGTAATGTGATCGGCGTCGACGCTGCCTTCGATGGACCATTTGGTGAACGCCAAG TGATTTACTGTGACTACACGGCATCTGGCAG GCCGCTGAAATTTATCGAAGACTATGTCATGAAGAACGTCTATCCCCATTACGGAAATACCCATACCACCACAACCCTGGTTTCCAAGCAGACGACAAAATTTAGGCACGATGCAAG AGAGATAATCAGAAACAACGTGAATGCCGGAAGCGATGACGTGGTCATCTTTTGCGGTAGCGGAGCGACCGGAGCCATCCACAAAATTTATCAAGTGATGCAACTGACTGAAGAACGGGCAAAGACTGCG GTCGTGTTTGTTGGTCCGTTCGAACATCACTCCAATATTCTTCCTTGGAAGGAGAGCGGCGCGAAAGTGATACGCATCCGGGAGACTATGGTCGGCACCGTAGATCTGGCTCATCTGGAGTCACAACTCGTCAAGGAGAAGGAAAACGCAGGACTGATGATCGGTGTCTTTTCATCGGCCTCCAACGTGACTGGAATACTGACCAACACAGAGAAAGTTGCCGGGGTCCTTCATAAGCATGGTGCTCTGTCATTCTGGGACTACGCTACAGCCGGACCCTACCTCAAGATTGACATGAATCCCGCAAGTAAAGA tgGCTTGGACTGTTCAAAAGATGCGGTCTTTTTGTCCTGCCATAAATTTGTTGGTGGTGTTGGCACGCCCGGCCTCCTGATTGCAAAGAGAAAGCTGTTTAAGAACAGGGTGCCAGCAACCGCTGGGGGCGGCACTGTCTCCTAC GTGTCCCGTGAGAAGCATTACtatttgaaagatattgaatCTCGAGAGGAAGGCGGCACCCCGGCGATCACAGAGTCGATCAGGGCGGGCATGGCATTCCAACTGAAAGAG GCTGTTGGTCCAGATGTTATCGAAGCGAGGGAAGAAGAACTCTGCCGGAGGGCTTTCAACAAGTGGCAACACAACAAAAATCTAATCATCTTGGGAAACAAAAGACCAAGAAGACTACCTATCTTCTCGTTTTTGGTAAAGCACGAAAAGAGCGGGAAACTTCTGCATCATAACTTCGTCTGCACGCTGTTGAACGACCTGTACGGTGTCCAGGCAAGAGGAGGCTGCGCATGCGCCGGACCATACGCTCAT GATTTGCTCGGCATAACTGAACAAATCGCTGACGAGTTCATCCGCGTTCTGGATGAAGacagaaaacagaaagaaaacaagGAGCCTCTGGAAGCTTTAAGACCCGGATTTTCAAGAATAACCTTCCATACTTCATGCCCGATGACGTCATTGAGTACGTACTCGAAGCTGTCGACCAATTGGCGACCAATGGCTGGAAGCTGCTACCCCTCTACCGTTTCAACCCAACCACGGGCGCCTGGCAGCATCGTCATCAACCACCAATGA